In Gammaproteobacteria bacterium, a single window of DNA contains:
- a CDS encoding GTP-binding protein — MSKEKFERTKPHLNVGTIGHVDHGKTTLTAALTKVMAEKFGGEFKG, encoded by the coding sequence ATGTCCAAAGAAAAATTCGAGCGTACGAAGCCCCATTTGAATGTTGGGACGATCGGTCACGTGGACCATGGCAAGACGACGCTGACGGCGGCGCTGACCAAGGTGATGGCGGAGAAGTTTGGCGGCGAGTTCAAGGGCTA
- the rpsG gene encoding 30S ribosomal protein S7 translates to MSRRRVAAKRVILPDPKYGNETLAKFMNVLMKCGKKSVAEKVVYGALDQITLKNKGDALEVFNKALENIRPMVEVKSRRVGGATYQVPVEVRSGRRTALAMRWLVDAARSRGEKSMGQRLAGEIMDASESKGSAVKKREETHRMAEANKAFSHYRW, encoded by the coding sequence ATGTCCAGAAGACGAGTAGCAGCCAAGCGTGTCATCCTTCCCGACCCGAAATACGGGAACGAGACATTGGCGAAATTCATGAATGTGCTGATGAAGTGCGGTAAAAAGTCCGTGGCTGAGAAGGTCGTGTACGGCGCGCTGGATCAGATCACACTCAAAAACAAGGGTGATGCGCTGGAAGTATTCAACAAGGCGCTGGAGAATATCCGTCCCATGGTCGAGGTGAAGTCTCGCCGTGTTGGCGGCGCAACTTATCAGGTTCCGGTTGAGGTGCGCTCAGGTCGTCGTACGGCTCTGGCCATGCGCTGGCTGGTAGATGCTGCACGCAGCCGGGGTGAAAAGAGCATGGGCCAGCGACTGGCTGGAGAAATTATGGATGCATCTGAGAGCAAAGGCAGTGCGGTCAAGAAGCGTGAAGAAACGCATCGCATGGCCGAGGCCAATAAAGCCTTCTCGCACTACCGCTGGTAA
- the fusA gene encoding elongation factor G has product MARKTPIERYRNIGIMAHIDAGKTTTTERVLLYTGVSHKLGEVHDGTATMDWMPQEQERGITITSAATTCFWSGMAGQYPEHRINIIDTPGHVDFTIEVERSLRVLDGACALFCAVGGVEPQSETVWRQANKYGVPRLAFVNKMDRAGANFMRVVEQIRKRLGANPVPLQLPIGAEEHYQGVVDLVKMKAIYWDDATKGMTFEERDIPQEMVADCQKWRDNMIEAAAEGSEDLMNKYLEGQALTEAEIKQGLRARALKAEIVPTLCGSAFKNKGVQAMLDAVIDYLPAPGDRPAIKGHLDDAAGTLSERHAVDDEPFSALAFKIATDPFVGTLTFFRVYSGVLKSGDAVFNPVKDQKERVGRIVQLHANERAEIKEVCAGDIAAAIGLKNVTTGDTLCDLNNIITLERMEFPEPVISVAVEPKTKPDQEKMGIALSKLAAEDPSFRVHTDEESGQTIISGMGELHLEIIVDRMKREFSVEANVGAPQVAYRETIRATVEQEGKFVRQSGGRGQYGHVWLRLEPLPPGTGYEFVNGVVGGVVPKEYIPAVDKGIQEQIKNGVIAGFPLVDFRATIFDGSYHDVDSNEMAFKIAGSMALKEGVRKASPVVLEPIMKVEVVTPEDYMGDVMGDLNRRRGLVQGMDDTPSGKTITAEVPLKEMFGYSTDLRSATQGRATYTMEFIKYLEVPKNLADAITKKP; this is encoded by the coding sequence GTGGCACGCAAGACACCTATTGAGCGTTACCGTAACATCGGCATCATGGCGCATATTGACGCCGGCAAGACGACCACGACCGAGCGCGTACTGCTATACACCGGCGTGTCGCACAAGCTGGGTGAGGTGCACGACGGCACCGCCACGATGGACTGGATGCCGCAGGAGCAAGAGCGTGGCATCACCATCACATCGGCGGCAACCACTTGCTTCTGGAGTGGCATGGCTGGGCAGTACCCCGAGCACCGCATCAACATTATTGATACGCCGGGGCACGTAGACTTTACCATTGAAGTGGAGCGCAGCCTGCGCGTACTCGATGGCGCCTGTGCATTGTTTTGCGCGGTAGGTGGTGTGGAGCCCCAATCCGAGACAGTGTGGCGTCAGGCCAACAAATATGGCGTACCGCGTCTGGCCTTTGTCAATAAAATGGACCGCGCCGGCGCGAATTTCATGCGCGTCGTGGAGCAGATCAGGAAGCGCCTGGGCGCCAATCCAGTGCCGCTGCAACTGCCCATTGGTGCAGAAGAGCACTACCAGGGCGTGGTCGATCTGGTGAAGATGAAGGCCATTTACTGGGATGATGCAACCAAAGGCATGACGTTTGAGGAGCGCGATATCCCGCAGGAGATGGTGGCCGACTGCCAGAAATGGCGCGATAACATGATTGAGGCTGCTGCCGAAGGTTCTGAGGACTTGATGAACAAGTACCTTGAAGGTCAGGCGCTGACCGAGGCTGAGATCAAGCAGGGCCTGCGCGCGCGCGCGCTCAAGGCCGAGATTGTGCCGACCCTGTGCGGCTCGGCATTCAAGAACAAAGGCGTGCAGGCCATGCTCGATGCAGTGATTGACTACCTGCCTGCGCCGGGTGACAGGCCCGCTATCAAGGGTCACCTGGACGACGCTGCCGGAACGCTTTCCGAGCGCCATGCCGTGGACGACGAGCCGTTTTCTGCGCTGGCCTTTAAAATTGCCACCGATCCGTTTGTCGGAACGCTGACCTTCTTCCGTGTGTATTCCGGCGTACTGAAGTCCGGTGACGCGGTATTCAATCCGGTCAAGGATCAGAAGGAGCGTGTCGGTCGTATCGTGCAGTTGCACGCCAATGAGCGTGCAGAAATCAAGGAAGTCTGTGCGGGTGATATTGCCGCTGCAATCGGTTTGAAGAACGTCACCACAGGCGACACGCTGTGTGACCTCAATAACATCATTACGCTGGAGCGGATGGAGTTCCCCGAACCGGTGATTTCGGTGGCGGTGGAGCCCAAGACCAAGCCTGACCAGGAAAAGATGGGCATCGCCCTGTCCAAGCTGGCGGCTGAGGATCCGTCGTTCCGTGTGCACACCGATGAAGAATCGGGGCAGACCATCATTTCCGGCATGGGCGAGTTGCATCTGGAAATCATTGTTGATCGCATGAAGCGCGAATTCAGTGTTGAAGCCAACGTCGGCGCACCGCAGGTGGCCTATCGTGAAACCATCCGCGCTACTGTTGAACAGGAAGGCAAGTTTGTGCGTCAGTCCGGTGGCCGCGGCCAGTATGGCCATGTCTGGTTGCGCCTCGAGCCTCTGCCGCCTGGCACCGGCTATGAATTCGTCAACGGTGTGGTCGGTGGTGTTGTGCCCAAGGAATACATCCCTGCGGTCGATAAGGGTATTCAGGAGCAGATCAAGAATGGCGTCATAGCGGGGTTCCCGCTGGTCGATTTCCGTGCGACGATCTTTGATGGTTCGTACCATGACGTAGACTCGAATGAAATGGCGTTCAAGATTGCAGGCTCCATGGCGCTGAAGGAAGGCGTCAGAAAGGCCTCGCCGGTCGTGCTAGAGCCGATCATGAAGGTTGAGGTGGTGACCCCGGAAGACTACATGGGTGACGTGATGGGTGACTTGAATCGTCGCCGTGGTCTGGTGCAGGGCATGGATGATACCCCCTCGGGCAAGACCATCACAGCCGAGGTGCCGTTGAAGGAGATGTTCGGTTATTCAACCGATTTACGTTCAGCGACCCAGGGCCGCGCGACGTATACTATGGAATTCATAAAATATCTCGAGGTGCCTAAAAACCTCGCTGATGCCATTACCAAGAAACCGTAA
- the rpoC gene encoding DNA-directed RNA polymerase subunit beta': protein MKDLLNLFKQQTVAEEFDAIRIGLSSPEKIRSWSYGEVKKPETINYRTFKPERDGLFCAKIFGPIKDYECLCGKYKRLKHRGVICEKCGVEVTLAKVRREHMGHIELASPVAHIWFLKSLPSRMGLLLDMALRDIERVLYFESFVVIDPGMTQLERGQLLSDETYLEAIEENGDEFDARMGAEAIYELLRTLNLEVQIVKIREELASTASETKIKKLTKRLKLMEAFIDSGNKPEWMVMKVLPVLPPDLRPLVPLDGGRFATSDLNDLYRRVINRNNRLKRLLDLNAPDIIVRNEKRMLQESVDALFDNGRRGRAITGTNKRALKSLADMIKGKQGRFRQNLLGKRVDYSGRSVIVVGPTLRLHQCGLPKKMALELFKPFIFSKLELRGLATTIKAAKKLVERESPEVWDILEEVIREHPVMLNRAPTLHRLGIQAFEPVLIEGKAIQLHPLVCTAFNADFDGDQMAVHVPLSLEAQLEARTLMMSTNNILSPANGEPIIVPSQDVVLGLYTMTRERINAKGEGMIFSDTAEVRRAYETRVVDLNAKVKLRVREVLKDGAGEMKENIRRVDTTVGRALLFDVLPDGMSFDHVNQNMTKKAISRLINTCYRSVGLKETVILADQIMYTGFAYATRSGISIGVDDMVVPDEKKAIIHAAEEEVKEIERQYSSGLVTNGERYNKVVDIWSHTNDQVAKAMMEKLGSEMVQDAAGKTVKQASFNSIYMMADSGARGSAAQIRQLAGMRGLMAKPDGSIIETPITANFREGLDVLQYFISTHGARKGLADTALKTANSGYLTRRLVDVAQDLVVTEDDCGTTQGLMMLPLIEGGEVVEALRERVLGRSVAEDVLAPGSNKVAVEAGTLLDERWVDTLEELGVDQVKVRSPITCETSFGICATCYGRDLGRGHKINIGEAVGVIAAQSIGEPGTQLTMRTFHIGGAASRSAAINNVEIKSKGVIRLHNIKLARHQSGNNVAVSRSGELTVLDEFGRERERYRVPYGAVLTVSEGDEVAAGQVVVNWDPHTRPIITEVAGYLRFSDVIDGVTVIRQADEVTGLTSLVVTDPKQRGSSARDLRPMVKLVSDKGKDLSIPGTDIPAHYYLPPGAIVSVEDGAAIGVGDAVARLPQESSKTRDITGGLPRVADLFEARKPKEPAILAEVSGTVGFGKDTKGKQRLVITDADGVQHEELIPKWRHVTVFEGEHVDRGETIVDGPPIPQDILRLLGVPALANYIVNEVQDVYRLQGVKINDKHIEVTVRQMLRKVEITDPGDTRFLKGEQTERTRLLEENRRIQGEGKMPATFEPILLGITKASLATDSFISAASFQETTRVLTEASVSGKVDDLRGLKENVIVGRLIPAGTGLAYHAERVRKRKQAQEEGSAEAAAKATQTEAMEALNQVFNAS, encoded by the coding sequence ATGAAAGACTTGTTGAATCTGTTCAAACAGCAGACTGTCGCAGAAGAGTTTGATGCCATCCGCATTGGGCTCTCGTCGCCGGAAAAGATACGCTCATGGTCTTATGGCGAGGTGAAGAAGCCGGAGACCATCAATTACCGCACCTTCAAGCCGGAGCGGGACGGTCTGTTCTGCGCCAAGATATTTGGACCGATCAAGGACTATGAGTGCCTGTGCGGAAAATACAAGCGACTGAAACATCGTGGCGTTATCTGTGAAAAATGCGGCGTGGAAGTGACGCTTGCCAAGGTGCGCCGCGAGCATATGGGTCACATTGAGTTGGCCAGCCCTGTTGCACACATCTGGTTCTTGAAGTCGCTACCGTCGCGCATGGGCCTGCTGCTGGATATGGCGTTGCGCGACATTGAGCGCGTGCTGTATTTTGAATCATTCGTGGTGATTGACCCCGGCATGACGCAGCTTGAACGCGGCCAGTTGCTGTCAGATGAAACCTACCTCGAAGCGATAGAGGAAAATGGCGACGAGTTCGACGCCCGTATGGGTGCCGAGGCAATCTACGAATTGTTGCGTACACTGAATCTCGAAGTTCAAATCGTCAAGATCAGGGAAGAGCTGGCCTCTACCGCATCAGAGACTAAAATAAAGAAACTTACCAAGCGTCTCAAGCTGATGGAGGCCTTCATCGACTCCGGTAACAAGCCGGAGTGGATGGTGATGAAGGTGCTGCCGGTGTTGCCACCCGATCTGCGGCCGCTGGTGCCGCTCGATGGGGGCCGCTTTGCCACCTCTGATCTCAATGACCTGTATCGTCGCGTCATCAACCGCAACAACCGCCTGAAGCGCCTGCTCGATCTCAACGCGCCGGACATTATTGTGCGCAACGAAAAGCGCATGCTGCAGGAGTCGGTGGACGCGTTGTTCGACAATGGCCGCCGTGGTCGCGCGATCACCGGCACCAACAAGCGCGCGCTGAAGTCGCTTGCCGACATGATCAAGGGCAAGCAGGGCCGCTTCCGCCAGAACCTGCTCGGCAAACGCGTGGACTATTCCGGCCGCTCGGTGATCGTCGTGGGCCCGACGTTGCGACTGCATCAGTGTGGCTTGCCGAAGAAGATGGCGCTGGAACTTTTCAAGCCCTTCATCTTCAGCAAGCTGGAGTTGCGTGGCCTGGCCACTACCATCAAGGCCGCCAAGAAACTGGTCGAGCGTGAAAGCCCCGAAGTGTGGGATATCCTGGAAGAAGTGATCCGTGAGCATCCGGTCATGCTGAACCGCGCACCCACACTGCATCGCCTCGGCATTCAGGCCTTTGAGCCGGTGCTGATTGAAGGCAAGGCGATCCAGCTGCATCCGCTGGTCTGTACAGCGTTCAACGCTGACTTTGACGGTGACCAGATGGCGGTGCACGTGCCGCTGTCGCTTGAGGCCCAGCTCGAAGCACGCACGCTGATGATGTCTACCAACAACATTCTTTCGCCCGCCAATGGCGAACCCATCATCGTACCATCACAGGACGTGGTGTTAGGGCTGTACACCATGACGCGTGAGCGCATCAATGCAAAAGGCGAAGGCATGATTTTCAGTGACACGGCAGAAGTGCGTCGTGCCTATGAAACCCGGGTCGTGGATCTGAACGCCAAGGTCAAGCTGCGCGTGCGCGAAGTGCTGAAAGACGGCGCGGGTGAGATGAAGGAGAATATTCGCAGGGTGGATACCACGGTTGGCCGCGCGCTGTTGTTCGATGTACTGCCGGACGGCATGTCATTCGACCACGTTAACCAGAATATGACCAAGAAGGCCATTTCGCGCCTGATCAACACCTGCTACCGCAGCGTGGGCCTGAAGGAAACCGTAATACTGGCGGATCAGATCATGTATACGGGCTTTGCCTATGCCACGCGCTCCGGCATCTCCATCGGGGTGGACGACATGGTGGTGCCTGACGAAAAGAAGGCCATCATTCACGCGGCGGAAGAGGAGGTGAAGGAGATTGAGCGTCAATACTCCTCCGGTCTCGTCACCAATGGCGAGCGCTATAACAAAGTGGTCGACATCTGGTCCCACACCAACGACCAGGTCGCCAAGGCGATGATGGAGAAGCTGGGTAGCGAGATGGTGCAGGACGCCGCTGGCAAGACTGTGAAGCAGGCTTCCTTCAATTCCATTTACATGATGGCCGACTCCGGCGCCCGTGGTAGTGCGGCGCAGATACGCCAGCTGGCCGGCATGCGTGGCCTGATGGCCAAACCCGATGGCTCGATCATCGAGACCCCGATTACGGCAAACTTCCGTGAAGGTCTGGACGTGTTGCAGTACTTCATATCCACCCACGGTGCGCGCAAGGGCTTGGCCGACACCGCGCTCAAGACCGCCAACTCCGGGTACCTGACGCGCCGTCTGGTCGACGTGGCGCAGGACCTGGTGGTCACCGAGGATGATTGCGGCACCACCCAGGGCCTGATGATGTTGCCGCTGATTGAAGGCGGTGAGGTGGTCGAGGCGCTGCGTGAACGTGTGCTGGGACGCTCCGTGGCGGAGGACGTGCTTGCGCCCGGCTCGAACAAGGTCGCGGTAGAGGCCGGCACACTGCTGGACGAGCGCTGGGTCGATACGCTGGAAGAGCTGGGTGTTGACCAGGTCAAGGTGCGCTCACCCATTACCTGTGAAACCAGCTTCGGCATCTGTGCCACCTGTTACGGGCGCGATCTGGGCCGTGGTCATAAAATCAATATCGGTGAAGCGGTGGGGGTGATTGCAGCCCAGTCTATCGGCGAACCAGGCACCCAGCTGACCATGCGCACCTTCCATATTGGTGGCGCGGCGTCACGCTCGGCCGCCATCAACAACGTTGAGATCAAGTCTAAGGGCGTGATTCGCCTGCACAATATCAAACTGGCGCGCCATCAGAGCGGCAATAATGTGGCGGTATCGCGTTCCGGCGAGTTGACTGTTCTGGATGAGTTTGGCCGCGAGCGTGAACGTTACAGGGTGCCCTACGGCGCCGTGTTAACGGTGAGTGAGGGCGATGAAGTCGCAGCGGGACAGGTGGTGGTGAACTGGGATCCGCATACGCGCCCGATCATCACCGAGGTGGCAGGGTATCTGCGCTTTAGCGACGTCATCGATGGTGTTACCGTCATACGTCAGGCGGATGAGGTGACCGGCCTGACCAGTCTGGTGGTTACCGACCCCAAACAGCGCGGCTCCAGTGCCCGTGACCTGCGCCCTATGGTGAAGCTGGTAAGCGACAAGGGCAAGGATCTGTCCATCCCCGGTACCGATATCCCGGCGCATTACTACCTGCCGCCGGGTGCCATTGTCAGCGTCGAGGATGGTGCTGCCATCGGGGTCGGCGATGCCGTTGCACGTTTGCCGCAGGAATCGTCCAAGACGCGCGATATCACCGGTGGTCTGCCGCGCGTGGCCGACCTGTTCGAGGCACGCAAGCCGAAAGAGCCGGCGATACTGGCCGAGGTCTCGGGAACAGTCGGCTTCGGCAAGGACACCAAGGGCAAGCAACGCCTGGTGATTACCGACGCCGACGGCGTGCAGCACGAGGAATTGATACCGAAATGGCGTCACGTCACGGTATTCGAGGGTGAGCATGTAGACCGCGGCGAGACCATTGTCGATGGTCCGCCGATACCGCAGGATATCCTGCGCCTGCTCGGCGTGCCCGCACTGGCCAACTACATTGTGAACGAGGTGCAGGACGTATATCGCCTGCAGGGCGTGAAAATCAATGACAAGCACATCGAGGTGACCGTGCGCCAGATGCTGCGCAAGGTCGAAATTACCGATCCGGGCGACACCCGTTTCCTCAAGGGGGAGCAGACAGAGCGCACCCGCTTGCTGGAAGAAAACCGCCGTATACAGGGCGAGGGCAAAATGCCGGCCACGTTTGAGCCGATACTGCTGGGCATCACCAAGGCCTCTCTGGCGACCGACTCCTTTATTTCGGCGGCTTCGTTCCAGGAGACCACGCGGGTGCTGACCGAGGCCTCGGTCAGCGGCAAGGTGGACGATCTGCGTGGGTTGAAGGAAAATGTGATCGTTGGCCGCCTTATCCCGGCGGGCACCGGCCTTGCCTACCATGCCGAGCGTGTGCGCAAGCGCAAGCAGGCCCAGGAGGAGGGTTCGGCAGAGGCCGCAGCCAAGGCCACGCAGACCGAGGCCATGGAGGCGCTCAATCAGGTCTTCAATGCATCGTAA
- the rpsL gene encoding 30S ribosomal protein S12, producing the protein MATTNQLVSKPRLRQREKSTVPALAGSPQKRGVCTRVYTTTPKKPNSALRKVARVRLTNGMEVSSYIGGEGHNLQEHSVVLIRGGRVKDLPGVRYHTVRGSLDTSGVNGRKQGRSKYGAKRPKS; encoded by the coding sequence ATGGCAACAACCAATCAGCTGGTGAGCAAGCCGCGCCTCCGTCAGAGGGAAAAGAGCACGGTGCCGGCGCTGGCAGGTTCACCGCAGAAGCGTGGTGTCTGCACGCGCGTCTACACCACCACACCGAAGAAGCCTAACTCGGCCTTGCGTAAAGTGGCGCGTGTGCGCCTTACCAACGGCATGGAGGTCAGCAGCTACATCGGTGGCGAAGGCCATAATTTGCAGGAACACTCCGTAGTGCTGATACGTGGTGGGCGTGTCAAGGATTTGCCGGGTGTGCGTTACCACACGGTGCGCGGTAGCCTCGATACCTCGGGTGTCAATGGTCGCAAACAGGGCCGTTCCAAGTATGGCGCCAAGCGTCCCAAGTCGTAA